One stretch of Oncorhynchus masou masou isolate Uvic2021 chromosome 9, UVic_Omas_1.1, whole genome shotgun sequence DNA includes these proteins:
- the LOC135546300 gene encoding ubiquitin-associated and SH3 domain-containing protein B-like — MAAKEDLYSKIIPRRLRPKVPGTVKYGSNLDVLLSMGFPKARALKALVSTGGRNVQAACDWLFSHVDDPFLDDPLPREYVLYLRPSGPLQNQLHHFWQQSRVSCGKNKAHNIFPHITLCQFFMCADSKVDALLEALQATVDQWRGRFPSPLPLELYTSFNFIGLFVEEQIAEVLKQFAADFASEAARKADVHLEPHKKQLHVTLAYHFPTSHLTSLEKLAKGIEVKLGCDWLAVLFSRDIRFANHETLRVMYPYAPQNEDELELVPGDFVFMSPLEQNNTSEGWVYGSSLATGLSGLLPENYVSRADECDTWVFHGSHSFFSCSAPSDKVSRERGLFDGLLDSRLLDNTSPGDTPTLSLICHPMQVLRVSSNHSQMPKRTLFVCRHGERMDVVFGKHWLSLCSDSKGRYVRTNLNMPVSLPMWSGGHREYNMDTPITVFGSTQARTVGEALLESNTVIDFVYCSPSLRCVQTAQNILKGLQQDGKLKIRVEPGLFEWTKWVSGNSLPAWIPPTDLAASQFTVDTTYRPLIPITKLSVSESYDTYMSRSYQVTKDILSDCKNMGNNILIVAHASSLEACTRQLQGRSPQTSKDFIQVVRKIPYLGFCSCEEQGDTGVWQLVDPPILPLTHGPNHSFNWKETLLQE; from the exons ATTGAAGGCACTAGTATCAACAGGAGGCAGGAATGTACAGGCAGCATGTGACTG GCTGTTCTCCCATGTGGATGACCCCTTCCTGGATGACCCGTTGCCCAGAGAGTACGTCCTGTACCTGCGCCCCAGCGGACCCCTGCAGAATCAGCTCCATCACTTCTGGCAGCAGTCCCGAGTCTCCTGCGGAAAGAACAAGGCCCACAACATCTTCCCCCACATCACACTCTGCCAGTTCTTCATG TGTGCAGACAGCAAGGTGGACGCCCTGTTGGAGGCCCTGCAGGCCACGGTGGACCAATGGAGGGGTCGTTTCCCTAGCCCCCTGCCCCTGGAGCTCTACACCTCCTTCAACTTCATAGGCCTCTTTGTTGAGGAGCAGATCGCAGAGGTCCTCAAGCAGTTTGCTGCTGACTTTGCTTCCGAGGCTGCCAGAAAAGCTG atgtCCATTTAGAGCCCCATAAGAAGCAGCTCCATGTGACGTTAGCCTACCACTTCCCCACCAGTCACCTGACCTCCCTGGAAAAGCTGGCTAAGGGAATCGAGGTGAAGCTAGGCTGTGATTGGCTGGCTGTCCTTTTTTCCCGGGACATACGGTTTGCCAATCATGAG ACGCTGCGCGTGATGTATCCCTACGCCCCTCAGAATGAGGACGAGCTGGAGCTGGTTCCGGGCGACTTTGTCTTCATGTCTCCCTTGGAGCAGAACAACACTAGCGAGGGCTGGGTCTACGGGTCCTCCCTGGCCACGGGGCTGTCCGGCCTATTGCCTGAGAACTACGTCAGCCGGGCAGACGAGTGTGACACCTGGGTCTTCCACGG ATCACACTCCTTCTTCAGTTGCTCCGCCCCCTCGGACAAAGTGAGCAGGGAAAGGGGCCTATTTGATGGGCTGCTGGACAGCCGTCTCCTCGACAACACAAGCCCTGGGGACACACCTACCTTGAGCCTCATCTGTCATCCCATGCAG GTGCTTCGAGTCAGCAGCAATCACTCTCAGATGCCCAAGCGGACCCTGTTTGTCTGCCGGCACGGTGAGCGGATGGATGTGgtgtttgggaaacactggcTTTCACTGTGCTCTGATTCCAAAG GTAGATATGTGCGCACTAACCTGAACATGCCAGTCAGCCTGCCCATGTGGAGTGGAGGACACAGAGAGTACAACATGGACACCCCCATCACTGTGTTTGGTTCCACACAAGCACGAACAGTGG GCGAGGCGTTGTTGGAGAGCAACACAGTGATAGACTTTGTGTACTGTTCGCCCTCTCTGCGCTGTGTCCAGACTGCTCAGAACATCCTCAAAG GTCTGCAGCAGGATGGCAAGCTGAAGATCAGAGTGGAGCCAGGGCTATTCGAGTGGACCAAGTGGGTCTCTGGGAACTCTCTTCCTGCCTGGATCCCTCCCACAGACCTGGCTGCATCCCAGTTCACTGTTGACACAACATACAG ACCTCTCATACCGATAACCAAACTTAGCGTGTCAGAGTCCTATGACACGTACATGAGCCGGAGCTACCAAGTGACCAAAGACATTCTGTCTGACTGCAAAAACATGG GAAACAACATACTGATTGTTGCCCACGCTTCCTCTCTGGAGGCCTGCACCCGACAGCTCCAGGGCCGCAGCCCCCAGACCTCCAAGGACTTCATCCAAGTAGTCAGGAAG ATCCCCTACCTGGGTTTCTGTTCCTGCGAGGAGCAGGGCGACACAGGAGTCTGGCAGCTGGTGGACCCGCCCATCCTGCCCCTCACACATGGACCCAACCACAGCTTCAACTGGAAGGAGACCCTCCTTCAGGAATGA